The Lutibacter sp. A64 genome segment GTTAGATTTAAAAGAAGAAACGTTACCTAAATTATCTTTAGAAGTTATTAAAGAACAACTAAAGGAAGCAGAAGAGCAATTAAAGGAATCTACTTTGTTTTTAGAAAATCAAGTTGGAAATATTGCATTATTAAAAGATTATCTTTTAGAATTAGAAGAGCGTTTAGGTGTAGAGCAAACGCTAAATGGAATGGGTAATATAGAAGGGAAACTTAGTTATTTAAAAGGCTATTTACCAAAAGATGCTGTAGAAGATTTTACAACTGTTGCTAAAGAGAATAATTGGGGATATACTATTTCTGAACCTGAAAACCCAGAAGATGTACCAGTTTATATTAAAAATCCGAAATGGATTAATATTATAAATCCAGTTATGAAATTTATAGATATTGTACCAGGTTATAAAGAAGTTGATGTATCTATTTATTTTCTTATTGCTTTTGCACTTTTTTTCGCAATGCTTGTTGGAGATGCTGGTTATGGTGCTATTTTTTTAATAGTAACGTTTTTATTTAGAAAAAAAGTAGATTCTCAAATGCGTTTTTTAATGTATGTACTTAGTGGCTCAACCATTATTTGGGGTGTATTAAGTGGAACTTATTTTGGATCTGAGGATATTGCAGCTTTACCATTTTTTAACGATTTAATTATAGATAATATAGCCAGTTTTGGAGTTGATAATATTTCATTTATGATGCATTTATCTTTTCTTATTGGTGCTATACATTTAACAATTGCTCATAGCGTAAGACTTTTTCAATTTATTAATTCTATAAAAGCACTTAGTGAGTTAGGATGGGTTAGTTTAGTTTGGGGATTGTTTTTTTTAACAGAACAATTGGTTTTAGGTAAAACAGCACCAGAATGGAATGTTTGGTTGTTTGTAGCCGGCTCTCTATTGGTTGCATTTTTCTCTGTAGAAAGTAAAAGTTTTTTTAAAAGTATGGGTGTTTCTGTAGCAAACTTACCATTAAGTTTAATTAGTGGATTTTCAGATATTGTATCTTATGTTAGACTTTTTGCAGTGGGTATGGCAACAGCGGCAGTAGCTTCTAGTTTTAATAATATGATAGTGCCTGATGGATTTTCAGATATGGGAATTTTAGATTTAATAATGGCTGCGGTAGCATTGTTTTTAGGTCACGGACTTAATATTGCATTAGCTTTAATGGCTGTTATGGTACACGGTATACGTTTAAATATGTTGGAGTTTGCAGGGCATTTAGGAGTGCAATTTTCTGGAGAAGCTTATAAACCTTTTAAATTAATAAGCTCAACCAATATAGTTAATAAAGAGAAAGTAAAATAAAACGATAGAAAAGTAAATTAAGAAATTATTCAAATTTTAAAAATTAAATTATGACAAGCATAGCATTAATTGAAACAACAGTAGTACAAGGGCTAGGAGATATGGGAATGTCTTTAAGCATTGCTGCAATAGGGTCTGCAATAGGAACAGGAATAGCCGGAATGGCTGCTATTGGAGCTTGGAAAAAAATGATAACCAATGGGCAAAAAGCAGCAACAGCCTTACTTATTTTTGTTGGAGCGCCTTTATCTCAGGTTATTTATGGGATGATTCTAAAAAACGCAATTGCAGATGCAAACTTAAATCCAGATTCATATTTTTGGCAAATATTAATAGGACTTTTTGCAGGTGCTGCTATGGCAGGATCAGCTATTTTTCAAGGTAAAGTAGGGGCAAGAGCTTGTGATGCTGTTGCTGCAGGTGCAAACGATATTGCAAAATATATTATGATTATTGGTGTTGTAGAAACCGTTGCACTGTTTGTAATGATATTTACAATGACAGGTTTACCTGGATAATATAAAATTTAATATCACTCGTTATTTTTTAAATTAAAATAGCTTTCATATAAAATTATATCCCACAATATAATATGATGTGATATTTTGAAAAGCAGCTGAAAAGCTGCTTTTTTTATGTATAAAAATGACTATTAGGTTAATTAATAATATCTTTGTTTAATTAATAATATTTTTTTCTATAGAAAAATATAAATCATTCAAGTGATGAAAATACTTGTTATTGAAGATAATATTGAATTATTGCAAGACATAAAGCATTTTATGGAAGCACAAGGCAATATCTGTGAAGTTGCACATGATTATAAATCGGCTTTTATGAAAGTAGTAATATTTCCTTACGATATTTTAATTGTTGATATAACATTACCAGATGGCTCAGGACTTGATATAATAAAGGAAGTTAAGCAAAAAAATATTGATGCAGGTATTATTATTATTTCTGCCAAAAATGCTATAGGAGATAAGATACAAGGTTTTGAAATTGGAGCCGATGATTACTTAACAAAACCATTCTATCTTGCAGAACTTAATGCAAGAATTAAAGCGATTTACAGAAGAAAAGTCTATAAAGGAAGTAACGAAATTAATTTTAATGAAATTAAAATTAAACCAGATAATTATGAGGTTTTTATAAATGATAAGCCTATAAATCTTACTAAAAAAGAGTTTAGTATTATTCATTTTTTTGTAGTGAATAAAAATAGGTTGCTAACTAAAGAAGCTATTGCAGAACACCTTTGGGGCGATCATATTGAAATGACAGACTCGTTTAATTTCATATATCCACATTTGGCTAATTTGAGGAAGAAAATAGCGAAATTTGGAGGGAAAGACTATATTAAATCAATCTATAATGTAGGTTATAAATTCGGCGAGTAAAAATGATTTTAGTAACAAAAACTAATAAATATTATTTCATTTTTTTTATATTATTATTTCCACTTATGCTTGGTGCCGATTATTATCTTATTCAACATAAAGTAAATAATGAGGTAGATGAAGTATTACAAAATGAAAGTAAACGAATTAATTATACAATTAAGGAAAAAGGAGTTCTTCTAGCTTCTAATTATTTGGTAACTGCAACACCTATTAATAAAGATATTTCTATTCCAAATAAATACAAAGACACCTTAATTTATGAAGCTTATCAAGGTAAATTAATTCCGTATAGAATTTACGAGTTTACAACAGATATTAATAAACAAAAGATGAGAATTTCTCTAAAACACGTTATTTTAGAGATGAATGAATTAATTATATGGCTTTTTGTAACAACTACATTAATAACATTGTTGTTGGTGTTAGGTGTATTTTTCATCAATCAAGAAATATATAAATGGGCTTGGAAACCTTTTTTTGAAAACCTTCCTAAGCTTACAAATTACGATGTAACTAAAAAAAATCCGGTGCAGCTTAAAGTCTCTAATATTAATGAATTTGAAGAGGTTAATAAGCTAGTTAAAACGCTGATGGATCAAGTGAAAAAAGATTTTCAGAAATTAAAAGAATTTAATGAAAATATTTCTCACGAAATACAAACACCTCTCGCCATTATTAGAAACAAAATGGTGCTTTTATTGGAGAGTCAAAAACTTAATGAGCAGGAACTTCAGTGGGTGCAAGCTGTATATCAAGAAGCTAATAAATTATCAAAAATAGGAAAATCGTTGACGCTAATTTCTAGAATTGAAAATCAAGAATTTACAAGGTTAGATAGTGTTGATGTAAGAGCCTTAGTGCATAATATTATTGGTAATATGGAAGAACTTATTACGTTTAAAAATATTAAAACGACTGTTGAATTGGATCCTGTTAAAATAAAATGTGATTTGGTTTTGGCTAATATTCTTTTTACCAATTTAATTAAAAATGCTATTCAACACAATCACGAAGGTGGTTATATAAAAATGTTTTTAAATAGTGAGAAATTTGAGATTATAAATTCAGGAAAAAACTCTAAAATTGCTACCGAAAAATTATTTAACCGCTTTCAAAAGGGAACTGAAGGAGCAGAATCTTTAGGTTTGGGCTTGGCTATCAATCAAAAAATATGTGAAATGTATAAATTTCAACTCGATTATAAACGTAATGATGGTGAACATAAACTGTCGTTAAAATTTCAAATAAATAATAAAAATCATAATAAATAAAACAATGAATATTTCTAATGAAGCCATTTTAGCATTAAAAAAACAATTATCTGCAGACGATATTTCTAACAAAATTATTCGTTTTTTTGGAACTGAAGGCTGTTGTGGTCCATCTGTACAAATGGCAATGATTGATCAAAAACTTGAAAAAGATGATAATTTCACTATAGAAGGTATTAATTTTAGCGTTGATCCAACTGTAAAAGAAATTTTAGAACCCGTATCACTTAATTTTTCTGAAGAAGGATTTAAACTTGATGGTTTTAAATCTTCTGGTTGTTGCTAAACATTATATAATGTTTTAATGCAAAAAAGCCTGTAAATATTAAGATTTACAGGCTTTTTTGTAATTATTTATAGCTTTATAAGTGTTAAATTATAAAATACTAGTTTTTGCTTTTAGATAAATAAATTCTAGATTATAGTTTCTTTTTAAAGAAATCGATAGTTCTTGTCCAAGCTAATGTAGCTGCAGCTTCATCATATCTTGGAGTTGTATTGTTGTGAAAACCGTGATTTGCATTTTCATAAAAATATGCTGTATGTTCTATTGAATTTTCTTTTAAAATCTTTTCATAATCAGGCCAACCTGCATTTACTCTTTTGTCTAATTCTGCAAATTGAAGTAGTAGAGGAGCTTTTATTTTTGCGGCTTCTTCATCAGAAGGTTGTCCGCCATAAAACGGTACAGCGGCTTTTAATGTAGGTATTTTAACGGCCATCATATTAGAAATCCAACCTCCAAAACAAAAGCCAACAACACCAACATTACCATTGC includes the following:
- a CDS encoding V-type ATP synthase subunit I; this translates as MKEILLFTLSSSVDETIQKLGELGVLDINKINHTVGEVVERRLDAVNRAENAIAILENYNNKKKQVSLVDNAPIEPKELVDRILLTPEIEQNCNNKLLELNQQLEWYNIWGENVAVKDFNYLQEKGIFVRLYLVDKSSVNELKKDHCIATLQEYDNKVPVALFATNATERLDLKEETLPKLSLEVIKEQLKEAEEQLKESTLFLENQVGNIALLKDYLLELEERLGVEQTLNGMGNIEGKLSYLKGYLPKDAVEDFTTVAKENNWGYTISEPENPEDVPVYIKNPKWINIINPVMKFIDIVPGYKEVDVSIYFLIAFALFFAMLVGDAGYGAIFLIVTFLFRKKVDSQMRFLMYVLSGSTIIWGVLSGTYFGSEDIAALPFFNDLIIDNIASFGVDNISFMMHLSFLIGAIHLTIAHSVRLFQFINSIKALSELGWVSLVWGLFFLTEQLVLGKTAPEWNVWLFVAGSLLVAFFSVESKSFFKSMGVSVANLPLSLISGFSDIVSYVRLFAVGMATAAVASSFNNMIVPDGFSDMGILDLIMAAVALFLGHGLNIALALMAVMVHGIRLNMLEFAGHLGVQFSGEAYKPFKLISSTNIVNKEKVK
- a CDS encoding response regulator transcription factor, whose protein sequence is MKILVIEDNIELLQDIKHFMEAQGNICEVAHDYKSAFMKVVIFPYDILIVDITLPDGSGLDIIKEVKQKNIDAGIIIISAKNAIGDKIQGFEIGADDYLTKPFYLAELNARIKAIYRRKVYKGSNEINFNEIKIKPDNYEVFINDKPINLTKKEFSIIHFFVVNKNRLLTKEAIAEHLWGDHIEMTDSFNFIYPHLANLRKKIAKFGGKDYIKSIYNVGYKFGE
- a CDS encoding type IX secretion system histidine kinase PorY, with product MILVTKTNKYYFIFFILLFPLMLGADYYLIQHKVNNEVDEVLQNESKRINYTIKEKGVLLASNYLVTATPINKDISIPNKYKDTLIYEAYQGKLIPYRIYEFTTDINKQKMRISLKHVILEMNELIIWLFVTTTLITLLLVLGVFFINQEIYKWAWKPFFENLPKLTNYDVTKKNPVQLKVSNINEFEEVNKLVKTLMDQVKKDFQKLKEFNENISHEIQTPLAIIRNKMVLLLESQKLNEQELQWVQAVYQEANKLSKIGKSLTLISRIENQEFTRLDSVDVRALVHNIIGNMEELITFKNIKTTVELDPVKIKCDLVLANILFTNLIKNAIQHNHEGGYIKMFLNSEKFEIINSGKNSKIATEKLFNRFQKGTEGAESLGLGLAINQKICEMYKFQLDYKRNDGEHKLSLKFQINNKNHNK